The Bacteroidota bacterium genomic sequence GATTTGATCAGGTTTGCGGCTTTTTTTAGGGTTCTGTCAATAGGAAGTGAAGCGGTTTTTTTATGTTTTTCTCCCTGCCTTGAATGTATTTCATTCGTTTGTAAAAATGATGGAAGTGCGTCAGTCATGCTTGTGAAAAAGTTTTAAAAGCAGGTAAGTGATGATCATGATTAAGCCAGAACCTGCTACCGCTGAAATAACATAGCCCAAAATCCCCAGCCAGGATGAATTATTTTTTCCAAAACCGTAATTTGCCAGTGGTGCTTTCCAGATTTTAGCCGTTTTTTTCATGTCCCGGGGTACTGAACCTGTCTTTTGCCGGACAACTTCGGTGGACCATTCCCCCCAGGCCCCTTCTGAATGGAAGACTGACGGCAAAATGATTCCCAAAGGAGTCAGCAGAAGCATGATCAGCAGGGCAAGCAAAATATTTTTTTGAATTTTGTTCATCTCATCAGGGTTGTAGAACATAAATCAATTCCCTGTGATTCTTCTGAAAATACCTGAAAAGCAGGGCGGTAATCAGTCCTTCAATGATTCCGAAAAGCAGAAAATGTTCCAGGGCCATCGCCGGTATGGCAATCTTCAGGGAATATGGGGCATATAAAGGTGTTCCATTGGCTGCATGGGCAACTATGGGCTGTATTCCCAGTTCTGTTGCTGTAATTATTGCTGTAATACAAAGGCTAAAGTATCCTGATAAAAAAGCTGCAATATTATTCTTGATGAATTGATTTTTTCCTCCAGGAATCATTTTAAAAATATAATAGGCCGTGAACGACATGACGAAGGCCATATTAAAGCAGTTTGCACCGATAGCCGTAATTCCTCCGTCTCCGA encodes the following:
- a CDS encoding PDGLE domain-containing protein, which produces MNKIQKNILLALLIMLLLTPLGIILPSVFHSEGAWGEWSTEVVRQKTGSVPRDMKKTAKIWKAPLANYGFGKNNSSWLGILGYVISAVAGSGLIMIITYLLLKLFHKHD
- the cbiM gene encoding cobalt transporter CbiM, which produces MHIPDGYLSPQTYIPFYVAFIGIIAVGIKKIKKKLSTKMIPFLGMSAAFSFLIMMFNIPIPGGTSGHAVGAALIALLFGPWVATLSVSVAIIIQALIFGDGGITAIGANCFNMAFVMSFTAYYIFKMIPGGKNQFIKNNIAAFLSGYFSLCITAIITATELGIQPIVAHAANGTPLYAPYSLKIAIPAMALEHFLLFGIIEGLITALLFRYFQKNHRELIYVLQP